In Streptomyces sp. NBC_00483, a single window of DNA contains:
- a CDS encoding glycoside hydrolase family 78 protein — translation MGRVTAPVFEHHREALGIGEAAPRLSWRTETDEPDWTQLAYQITVIGDDGDLVADTGRVDSPDSVLVDWPGPALTSRQRATARVRVWGGSDGAGTDWSPPATVEAGLLTRADWHARPVTPDREPPDGPLPVALLRRAFTVDGPVRSARLYTTAYGVYETEINGTRVGDDVLAPGWTSYRHRLRYRTHDVTGLLRRGENALGALLGEGWYTGRLGWDGGRRARYGPHRALLAQLEIRYADGRTHTVATDPDWHWTTGPLLRSELYDGEEYDARRERDGWSGPGHGDRDWQPVQELPFPAAELVAPNGPPVRRVRTVPVRAVHTTPSGRTVVDFGENVVGRLRIRVTGPAGHTVTLRHAEVLDGGELARRPLRDAAATDTYVLRGTVSPETYEPRFTCHGFRYAEIDGWPGEFDPACVAAVVIRTDLRRTGWFRCSDPLIDRLHDNVLASLHGNFLDLPTDCPQRDERLGWTGDIAVFAPTAAFLYDCTGMLGGWLRDLAAEQFARPDRSVPLVVPDILDPPMADGVHALWGDAAVLVPWALYRASGDIEVLRAQYPSMAAWLALGAARADAGGGVWRDPGQLGDWLDPAAPPDDPAAARTDADLVACAYLVHSADLVAEAAELLDEKDDAHRHRELAARLRTAFAAEFVTPAGRLSSDSQTAYTLALSFGLLPSADQRHTAARRLAHLVRRSGFRIATGFAGTPLICDALCSVGEHRLAHRMLAERHCPSWLYPVTMGATTIWERWDSLLPDGTVNPGQMTSFNHYALGSVADWLHRTVAGLAPAEPGWRRIRVAPRPGGTLTHAWAAHLTPYGRAESGWRLDGGTLTVDVRVPPGVRAEIALPGGDTTLERGAGRHGFTIPYDVPPRPVTEIGHPLVPREPCDCGTAAPMPPTPATTGRPPGEPQPHHAS, via the coding sequence ATGGGCCGGGTCACCGCCCCCGTCTTCGAGCACCACCGCGAAGCCCTCGGTATCGGCGAGGCGGCTCCCCGCCTGAGCTGGCGGACCGAGACCGACGAACCCGACTGGACCCAACTCGCCTACCAGATAACGGTGATCGGGGACGACGGTGACCTCGTCGCCGACACCGGCCGGGTGGACAGTCCGGACTCCGTCCTCGTGGACTGGCCCGGCCCCGCGCTCACGTCCCGGCAGCGCGCCACCGCCCGGGTCCGGGTCTGGGGCGGGTCCGACGGCGCCGGCACCGACTGGTCCCCGCCCGCCACCGTCGAGGCCGGACTCCTGACCCGCGCGGACTGGCACGCCCGGCCCGTCACCCCGGACCGCGAACCGCCGGACGGGCCGCTGCCCGTCGCCCTGCTGCGCCGCGCCTTCACCGTCGACGGGCCGGTCCGCTCGGCCCGCCTCTACACCACCGCGTACGGCGTGTACGAGACCGAGATCAACGGCACCCGCGTCGGCGACGACGTCCTCGCACCCGGCTGGACCTCCTACCGCCACCGCCTGCGCTACCGCACCCACGACGTGACCGGCCTGCTGCGCCGCGGCGAGAACGCGCTCGGGGCGCTGCTCGGCGAGGGCTGGTACACCGGCCGCCTCGGCTGGGACGGCGGACGCCGCGCCCGCTACGGGCCGCACCGTGCCCTGCTCGCCCAGCTGGAGATCCGCTACGCCGACGGCCGCACGCACACCGTCGCCACCGACCCCGACTGGCACTGGACCACCGGGCCACTGCTGCGCTCCGAGCTGTACGACGGCGAGGAGTACGACGCGAGGCGCGAACGCGACGGCTGGTCGGGCCCGGGCCACGGCGACCGCGACTGGCAGCCCGTGCAGGAACTGCCCTTTCCTGCGGCCGAGTTGGTGGCGCCCAACGGGCCGCCCGTACGCCGCGTGCGCACCGTCCCCGTCCGTGCCGTGCACACCACCCCGTCGGGGCGCACCGTCGTCGACTTCGGTGAGAACGTCGTCGGCCGGCTGCGCATCCGTGTGACCGGACCCGCCGGACACACCGTCACCCTGCGGCACGCCGAGGTCCTCGACGGCGGTGAACTCGCCCGACGCCCCCTGCGCGACGCCGCCGCCACCGACACCTACGTCCTGCGCGGCACGGTCAGCCCGGAGACGTACGAACCCCGCTTCACCTGTCACGGCTTCCGGTACGCCGAGATCGACGGCTGGCCGGGGGAGTTCGACCCGGCGTGCGTGGCGGCCGTCGTCATCCGCACCGACCTGCGCCGCACCGGCTGGTTCCGCTGCAGCGACCCGCTGATCGACCGACTCCACGACAACGTCCTCGCTTCCCTGCACGGCAACTTCCTCGACCTGCCGACCGACTGCCCCCAGCGCGACGAACGCCTCGGCTGGACCGGCGACATCGCCGTCTTCGCGCCCACCGCCGCCTTCCTGTACGACTGCACCGGCATGCTCGGCGGCTGGCTGCGCGACCTCGCCGCCGAGCAGTTCGCCCGACCCGACCGATCCGTGCCGCTCGTCGTCCCCGACATCCTCGACCCGCCCATGGCGGACGGCGTGCACGCCCTGTGGGGCGACGCGGCGGTCCTGGTGCCGTGGGCGCTGTACCGGGCGAGCGGCGATATCGAGGTGCTGCGGGCCCAATACCCCTCGATGGCCGCCTGGTTGGCGCTCGGCGCCGCGCGCGCCGATGCGGGCGGCGGGGTGTGGCGCGACCCCGGACAGCTCGGCGACTGGCTCGACCCTGCCGCGCCGCCCGACGATCCGGCCGCCGCCCGCACCGACGCCGACCTCGTCGCCTGCGCCTACCTCGTGCACTCCGCGGACCTCGTCGCCGAGGCCGCCGAACTGCTCGACGAGAAGGACGACGCACACCGCCACCGCGAACTCGCGGCGCGACTGCGCACCGCCTTCGCCGCCGAGTTCGTGACGCCCGCGGGCCGCCTGTCCTCCGACTCGCAGACCGCCTACACGCTCGCCCTGAGCTTCGGTCTGCTCCCCTCCGCGGACCAGCGGCACACCGCGGCCCGCCGCCTCGCCCACCTCGTGCGCCGCTCCGGCTTCCGCATCGCCACCGGCTTCGCGGGCACCCCGCTGATCTGCGACGCGCTCTGCTCCGTCGGCGAGCACCGACTCGCCCACCGCATGCTGGCGGAGCGGCACTGCCCGTCCTGGCTGTACCCGGTGACCATGGGCGCCACAACCATTTGGGAGCGCTGGGACTCACTGCTGCCCGACGGCACGGTCAACCCCGGCCAGATGACCTCCTTCAACCACTACGCCCTCGGCTCCGTCGCCGACTGGCTGCACCGCACCGTCGCGGGTCTCGCCCCCGCCGAACCGGGCTGGCGCCGCATCCGCGTCGCGCCCAGGCCCGGCGGCACCCTCACCCACGCGTGGGCCGCGCACCTCACCCCGTACGGGAGGGCGGAGTCCGGGTGGCGGCTCGACGGCGGCACCCTCACCGTCGACGTCCGCGTGCCGCCGGGCGTCCGAGCCGAGATCGCCCTGCCGGGGGGTGACACCACGCTCGAACGCGGCGCTGGACGACATGGGTTCACGATTCCGTACGACGTCCCGCCCCGGCCGGTCACCGAGATCGGCCACCCGCTCGTGCCGCGCGAGCCCTGCGACTGCGGCACCGCCGCCCCGATGCCACCGACGCCCGCGACGACAGGGAGACCTCCTGGTGAGCCACAGCCCCACCACGCTTCGTAG
- a CDS encoding aldo/keto reductase: MSHSPTTLRSRTLGRSGVPITELVLGTAALGHLYTPVEDDQAHAAVDTAWDVGVRAFDTAPHYGLGLAERRLGAALADRPRDTYVVSTKVGRLLIPGDGGQEPRRVWDFSADGVRRSLEESLTRLGLDRVDIAYLHDPDGHEEQALAEAYPALEKLRAEGVVRAIGAGMNQTAMLTRFVRDTDVDVVLCAGRHTLLDPGARADLLPAAQRHGVAVLVGGVYNSGLLADPRPGATYDYTEAPRALVGRALRLKEAAERHGTTLRAAALAFAAAPDAVTALVMGARSAAEVHDFVRQFRAARDVPPSLWSELVERGLLAETDDR; the protein is encoded by the coding sequence GTGAGCCACAGCCCCACCACGCTTCGTAGCCGCACCCTCGGCCGCAGTGGCGTGCCGATCACGGAGCTGGTCCTCGGCACCGCCGCCCTCGGCCACCTCTACACCCCGGTCGAGGACGACCAGGCCCACGCCGCCGTGGACACCGCCTGGGACGTCGGCGTACGCGCCTTCGACACGGCGCCGCACTACGGGCTCGGGCTGGCCGAACGCCGCCTCGGCGCCGCGCTCGCCGACCGGCCCCGCGACACGTACGTCGTCTCGACCAAGGTCGGCCGCCTCCTCATACCCGGCGACGGAGGGCAAGAGCCGCGCCGGGTCTGGGACTTCAGCGCCGACGGTGTCCGTCGCAGCCTGGAGGAGAGCCTCACCCGGCTCGGCCTCGACCGCGTCGACATCGCCTACCTCCACGACCCCGACGGACACGAGGAGCAGGCGCTCGCCGAGGCCTACCCGGCACTGGAGAAACTGCGCGCCGAGGGCGTCGTCCGGGCCATCGGCGCCGGGATGAACCAGACCGCGATGCTCACCCGCTTCGTGCGCGACACCGACGTCGACGTCGTGCTGTGCGCGGGCCGCCACACCCTCCTCGACCCCGGTGCCCGCGCGGACCTGCTGCCCGCCGCCCAGCGGCACGGCGTCGCCGTCCTCGTCGGCGGCGTCTACAACTCGGGCCTGCTCGCGGACCCCCGCCCCGGCGCGACCTACGACTACACCGAGGCGCCCCGCGCCCTCGTCGGCCGCGCGCTGCGACTCAAGGAGGCCGCGGAACGCCACGGCACGACCCTGCGCGCCGCCGCCCTCGCCTTCGCGGCGGCCCCGGACGCCGTGACCGCCCTCGTGATGGGCGCCCGTTCGGCAGCCGAAGTGCACGATTTCGTACGGCAGTTCCGGGCGGCTCGCGACGTTCCCCCGTCACTCTGGAGCGAATTGGTCGAACGTGGACTGCTGGCCGAGACGGACGACCGGTGA
- a CDS encoding amidohydrolase family protein produces MSDPRPSLIDAHHHLWQLDVRDQPWIKGPQLASLRRDFTLDDLRRQTMPARVDGTVVVQTVPDPAETRELLALAASDALVRGVVGWIDLTRPDVSDALAGLREEPGGDRLVGVRHAVQAEPDPEWLLRADVRRGLGALADAGLGYDVLARPAQLPACTRAAARHPDLTFVLDHAGNPPDEAGGREVWERAVRAFAALPNTACKLSGAALACADAPATSLDAFGPTRVMFGSDWPVSTLTASYAEVTGRVEEVTKGLAAGEREAVLRGTARRVYRF; encoded by the coding sequence GTGAGCGATCCCCGGCCGTCCCTGATCGACGCGCACCATCACCTCTGGCAACTCGACGTACGCGACCAGCCCTGGATCAAGGGGCCCCAACTCGCGTCGCTGCGGCGCGACTTCACGCTCGACGACCTGCGGCGGCAGACGATGCCGGCGCGCGTGGACGGCACGGTCGTCGTGCAGACCGTGCCCGACCCGGCGGAGACCCGTGAACTGCTCGCCCTCGCCGCGAGCGACGCGCTCGTCAGGGGCGTCGTGGGGTGGATCGACCTCACGCGCCCCGACGTCTCCGACGCACTCGCCGGGCTGCGCGAGGAACCGGGCGGTGACCGTCTGGTCGGCGTCCGCCATGCCGTGCAGGCCGAACCCGACCCGGAGTGGCTGCTCCGCGCGGACGTGCGGCGCGGACTGGGCGCGCTCGCCGACGCGGGACTCGGCTACGACGTCCTCGCCCGTCCGGCCCAACTGCCCGCCTGCACACGGGCCGCCGCCCGCCACCCCGACCTGACCTTCGTCCTCGACCACGCCGGAAACCCGCCGGACGAGGCCGGCGGGCGCGAGGTATGGGAGCGGGCGGTCCGGGCGTTCGCCGCCCTGCCGAACACGGCGTGCAAGCTGTCCGGCGCGGCCCTCGCCTGCGCCGACGCCCCAGCGACGAGCCTCGACGCGTTCGGCCCGACGCGCGTGATGTTCGGCTCGGACTGGCCCGTGAGCACCCTCACCGCCTCGTACGCCGAGGTCACGGGCCGCGTCGAGGAAGTGACCAAGGGGCTCGCCGCGGGGGAGCGGGAGGCGGTGCTGCGGGGTA